A part of Biomphalaria glabrata chromosome 3, xgBioGlab47.1, whole genome shotgun sequence genomic DNA contains:
- the LOC106055940 gene encoding uncharacterized protein LOC106055940 → MVSKSPSSLVVTVIIALLSLGVGLVIGYLLRPFPENSKEHKSLEGWINDVEGAGDDKLAALEMLRDCGQLAREDPVISKHLIESDVEACRALTCDIPYPRTYVIYKLRGEAIDLDGKLDEKAWKNVGWTDSFVDIQGRGLPSPRLETKVKMRYDDSFLFIGVFIEEPDIWANVSLHDGTVYQDNSFQILMDTRQSNVNYKEITINAKGIISDLMMTKAYVDSGEPLTFWESDVMSEVHIQGTLNNPKKQDEYWTIEMAIPFTAMYQGSGASLNRSAPEPGETWRANFLRAQWPIKNFGTYYEKLTDASTEWWVWQSPEVINVHLPERWGLLQFQDTAINSTRFQTSDRWITTNALLDTFAALKAFHAVTGRYTDKKELLHLPPYIVSGKCLADLSIELDWSGFKVTAKPLGKNKEEGHTRTDHFLWFGKEDMQYF, encoded by the exons ATGGTCAGTAAGTCTCCCTCATCACTAGTGGTGACCGTCATCATAGCGTTGCTGTCTCTCGGGGTGGGGCTAGTCATTGGCTACCTACTCCGCCCGTTTCCAGAGAACAGCAAGGAACACAAGAGCTTGGAAGGATGGATTAATGACGTGGAAGGTGCGGGAGATGACAAACTGGCAGCCCTGGAGATGCTTAGAGACTGTGGTCAGCTGGCAAGAGAAGATCCTGTCATTAGCAA ACACTTGATTGAAAGTGACGTAGAAGCCTGTAGGGCCTTGACTTGTGATATCCCATACCCGCGAACCTACGTCATATACAAACTCAGGGGCGAAGCCATCGACTTAGATGGCAAATTGGATGAGAAGGCTTGGAAAAATGTGGGATGGACTGATTCTTTTGTCG ACATTCAAGGCAGAGGATTGCCGTCGCCTCGTTTGGAGACAAAAGTCAAAATGAGATACGATGACAGCTTTTTGTTCATTGGTGTGTTCATTGAGGAGCCAGACATTTGGGCAAATGTCTCGTTGCATGATGGGACAG TTTATCAAGACAATTCGTTTCAG ATCCTTATGGACACAAGACAGAGTAATGTTAA CTACAAAGAAATAACAATCAATGCAAAGGGAATAATATCAGATTTAATGATGACAAAG gCCTATGTAGATAGTGGAGAGCCATTAACTTTTTGGGAGAGTGATGTCATGTCAGAAGTTCATATACAAGGGACACTCAACAATCCTAAAAAACAAG ATGAATACTGGACTATAGAGATGGCCATACCATTCACTGCCATGTACCAAGGTTCTGGTGCATCACTCAACAGATCAGCTCCTGAACCTGGAGAGACATGGAGAGCTAATTTTCTTAG AGCGCAATGGCCAATAAAAAATTTTGGAACCTATTATGAAAAG TTGACAGATGCCAGTACCGAATGGTGGGTCTGGCAATCACCAGAAGTTATCAATGTCCACTTACCAGAGAG GTGGGGCTTACTTCAGTTTCAAGATACAGCAATCAACAGCACACGTTTTCAGACAAGTGACAGGTGGATAACAACTAACGCCTTGCTGGATACCTTTGCTGCTTTAAAA GCATTTCATGCAGTGACTGGGAGGTACACAGACAAAAAAGAACTGCTTCACTTGCCTCCATACATTGTCTCTGGCAAGTGTTTAGCTGACCTCAGCATTGAGCTAGATTGGTCAGGGTTCAAAGTCACAGCAAAACCTCTTGGCAAAAACAAAGAGGAAGGTCACACAAGGACAGATCACTTCCTATGGTTCGGAAAGGAAGATATGCAGTATttctaa